The genomic DNA tattgaaGTATTTTACAATTAAGCTAATGGAACACTACAGAGCTAAAAAGAGCTCTGAGTATGTCTGAACTTTGTCCACAGCTAGAGGATCCTTTCATAATTTTGTAGTTCTTCAAGGAGTTAAAAgcgttatttctttattattctcTTCAATGCATTTACTTCAAGTACATTACTAAGTAAGCTGATGTTTAGTTGAGGCGGATGTATCATGTAAAGAGTACCCTGGCTTAAATTCAGAAGTGCTTTCACTCCTGCTTGCTTCCCCTTGAAACCGTCTAGAAAGAAGCTGGCACATTATTTTGCGGATATTACTGGACATCAGAAAATACATGACGGGATCTAAGCAGCTATTGAAAGATGACAGAACCAACATAATCTCATTGGTTTTGTGAGCAACTTCTCTCCAATAACAAGATGACACTTTTAGTTGTGAAGAAATATAGGCAAATCGAAAGACATGATACGGAACAAAACATATAGTGAAAATGATGAGTACAATAAAGGAATTCCGGGCCGTAGTAGCATATTTAGCAGAATTTGGAAACTTTGACCTCCTTTTAGAAATTCTCAATAAATTCTTGCCTATCTTAATATACGAAAGGATTATTAGGAGGAAAATTAGCCAGAACATCACGACGAGAATGAAGTTAAAAATTGCCTCTCCCATTTCCTGAAGTTTATCTCTGTAGTGAAAACACAGTGTGGAATTAAGGTCTCCTTTCTTAATTGTTAAAGTAATCATGGTTAAAAATCCAACAAAAGCAACTGTCCATACTGTACAACAAATATAAATGCTCTGTCTGGTTGTTATTGCCTTCCGTTGGTGTATAGACCGATTAATTTTTATGTAGCGATCCAAACTGATAAATCCAAGTAAAATAATGCTAATGTACATGTTCATATAAAAGAGCGTCCCTACCACCTTGCAAAGAACCACACCTAACGTCCACTTGTTTTGATTAATGTGATACATTATTCGGAAAGGAAGGCAGAAGATAAGTAAGAGGTCAGCAATAGCTACGTTAAGTAGGTAAATCTGAATGGAATTTCTTTTGCGGTGGATACCCAGAAATACGTAGAGGGCAATTATGTTCCCAACTAGTCCCATGATGAAAATAACAGAGTAGAAGGTTGTTAACACACCAGAAAGCAATTTTTCGTCCATGGTACAGTTAGTGAAATTGGATGTTCCCGCGAGGTCATGCGCTCTCTGGTTGCTGTGGCTAGTAAGGAGGGGCGTTCCTTTGGAAGAGCATTCTGAAGCAGTCATCGCTGTGACAGCGTGGCTTGTCATTGTCTTCTATACAGATCAAAAGCTGAAGGTGTCAAATGGCATATTCTTTGTCACTTTTATGCCTTCCAGTTTTTCCTGCAACAGAATGCCAAGGGCTGAGTCATTAGCTATTTTAATAACAGTCATTTTAACTCATAGTACAACTAACAACTGATTAGACATTGTTAGAAAGTTGACTTTTATCCTACTGTGGACTCTTTGACTATCCATACTATATATGCAGGAACGTTATGGTATCACAAAATGATCGTTGAAGTTTATGAAATGTCCTAACCTTTCTTATAGCTCTGGTATAAGTATAAGGTTTGTTTTGTGTATTGCTATAAAATAAGaaactgagaaaaataaaataatcaattgAGCTGTAAAGTCATCTCTCTTTATGGAGGTTGTTATGGAAATGTATATGAACACTAGCAACACCTATTTTTCAGTGATGAGCATCAGTTTCTCTAAAGGTATGTCCATTGTCCACTTTCCTGCCTTGACTCTCCTTCATATGTGCTACTCACTTGGTCTGACACATATTGTCACATGGCAGGTAGCAAGTAAAACTGGCAATTTCTCAGGTGAAAGTGGAAGTAGGGCAAAGGCTTctaaatttcttttgtttttaacaaaAAGTTAAACCCAGTTTTGTCTGGAGGGGGTATATAACTCATTTGAGTACAGTGGCGTACAGTTGGCATACCACTACCAAGAGCACAACGCCTGCTTCATTAAGCAGACTTGTCATACTGAACAGGAGAGCAAAGTACCCAAGTAAGGCCAAATTAGATGCGTCCCtgagcagacagcctcaccagcgTGTCtcggagcctcacctctccagagtccttacccccactagggaaagatggaaataggctgggggtgtgaatcgacctgccagtgtccatgtccagcagagaagcaattacagaagccagaccttccacctactgcaccctataaataatttttatccatattcccagcagagGAGAAATATAAGGTGaaaatgaccagagagctctgaattccaattccatcaggacccagagagagaagaaaaaggaagggacattaggaagtagtagtaggtataggtgtgtcttggaaaggagagaagatgggaccatagaaaaaaagagcaatatatatatatatatatatatatatatatatatatatatatatatacaaatatagacagctgtagaaataataggtaactcatatctgcaactttaggagaactgctatatcttccagtggagggagtggggatccagaactctggtggtgggaacagtgtgaattatacccattatcctgtagttttgtaaatcaatattaaaactaataaaatttaaagaaataaaatcaagtcAGAGATTGACAGCTGCCAGTTAGCTACTCCTGACCTGGAAACATAGAGTTAATAATGTAGATGGGAAATCTCAATAGGATATGCAAtccgggagccaggtggtggcacacatgttacaatgcacaaggacccaggttcgagcccccagtccccacctgcaaggggaaagcttcacaagtggtgaagcagggctgcaggtgtctctctgtctctgtccctctctagcaaccccttccctctcaatttctgtctctatccaataaacaaagacaataattttttttttaaaaaaaggatatgcAATCCAAGTTTTTTTTCTAAGTCCCTGACTATAGCTTAAATATGTCCTAAGCTGGGCAACTTAAGGCTACTACTAGAACTTTCTAAATGATACTGTGACATCCACTTGTTTTTTACTCAGTATTGGTAATGCCACTTGTTATTACTGGCCCTCTCGGGCAATGACTGCTATCAAGAGCTCAGTCTGAAGAGCCATTGTAAAGAGCTAGAAAACATGAGAGGATTTCAGAAGTCTCATCAAATTCCTTTCCTGTTTCTCCAGAGCAGTCGCATAGCAAGTATAATATAAAGATATTCAGGATGAGATTATCAAAAATCAGACCTCTGACCTTGAACAAGTTACTTGTTCATTTCTAAGCTTCTGACTTGTAGGTATGAGAACTGCTTGCAGAAACCCCCTGCAACATAGCTCATGTTCAGTGAAAGCTAACTTTTgataaaattgatttttattaaGTCAGTTTTAGCAACTATATCACATCTGACTAAGTGCTACTTGGAAAAGGTCAAGAAAACAGAATCCCtataagtttgtttgtttgtttgtttgtggtaaTGCACATTCAAACTCTGAAGATTATAGGGTAATATGAATTTTAATTGCAATAACATTTCCTATCTTTGACATTATACAAGGAGAAAAGTGTTCGGAAGAATATAAATCTCGACCTATAGGTTGgtcagaaagaaagaatctaAGTAGAAGGTAAAAATTCCAGTTGAAGCTTTTGTGAAGGTGGAAAATGTAGTCAAGAGAACAGGAACTGACTGCTGAAGAGGAAGTTATGTAATCCCTGGTTGGAGCCTGTCTCCAGAGTTCAGAACagtgggagggaggcaggaagacAGTCTAGTCTGTCCGGTGTCTCAATTGCAGGAAGACAGATTTCACAAAGCTTGTAGAAATGTATAGGCATGTTCCTGGTGATCTGAAGgtctaaaaagaaagaacaatctAAAAAGAATGGCAAGCTGCCAAAAGTGAAGCTGATAAAGCAGTGTGGATAACCAGGGAGAGGGAAAGCGTGCCTGTGGAGCAATCTGTTTTTGTGCTTCTGAAGGGAACTCACAGAGGGACTCCGGTGGAAACACTGCATCTCCACTGATAACAAAGTGAAGTGATGTTGAGAGCTGAAGTGATCTTTCCATAGATAACTGAAatgactgccccccccccttttcttcctcccaTTCCATATTTCAGACCCTGTTAGGGTTAGGAACCTAGTAGCCTTGTTTTTGTTTGCCCCTGTGGCGAATATAGAAATAGCACAGTAAGTCTGATTGAATGAAAGAGGTAATTTAGTAGAAAAGTATGTAACGTTTTTATATGTGGAGATACTCAAGTTCAGGAAAGGCTTTAGCTATGCTAACAGAAAGGCAATTGCAACTGACTTCAATTGTCAGTAGCACGATGGGCCTTGCAACAGAAACTAAATATAGAGTGTCTGCAATGAAGATTATTCCTACTGATCGGGCTCTACTATAAACTAATAGGATCTTACCTGGAATACAGTGTTTCATTCTAGCAGTACACTTAGAAAAAGTCACAGATGGGGgaatctggcagtagtgcagcgggttaaacacacatggcacaaagcgcaaggactggcgcaaggatcccggttcaagcccctggctccccacctgcaggggagtcgctccacaagcgataaagcaggtctgcaggtgtctgtcattctctccctctctctatctcccccccccgccatttctctctgtcctatccaacactgacgacatcaataacaacaacaataataactacaacaagggcaacaaaagggaataataaataaataaataaataaataaataaataaataaataaatatttttaaaaagaaagaaaagaaaaagtcgcAGAGGAAATGAGAAGAGTCCAAACCATGTCATAGGAGCAAAGTCAAAGCAAACAGCTGCTTGCCCTGGAGATCAGAATACTTTGCAAGGCcgttagagggaaaaaaaattcttagtgtGATATATGTCTTCAGAAAACAGAACAAGGACCAATGAATAGAGATTGCAGAGACATATACAACCTCCTTTTAAGGAAATGCTTTTTTAGAATGAAACTATCTTGGGAGGCACTAAGGGTCTTCTTACCACCAGAGATTTTCTAGACAACCACCAGTTAAGAACTTTGTAAAAGAGATTCTCAGTGACTCTCAATACTGACTGTGTGTGAAAATCCCCTTGAGTATTTTGTAAAGATGCCAGTGTCTGGCTTCATTCCCCAGATGTTTGATTTTAGCAATCTGAAATAGGCTCCAGGCAATAGTGTCCTCTAAAAGCTCCTCGAGGGATTCAGAACTGTACCCTTAAACCCTTGAACCTTAAGGTACCTACGCGTTAATATTTACTCAGCTTTGTCTGCATTAGGCACTGTGCTGAGCACAGTTACACTATCTCATTTTCATAATCCTTACAATAACTAAGTGAGGGAGGTATTACAAAAGATGATGAATAAtcaagatatatatagatatagctatatatatagatagatagatagatagatagatagatagatagatagatagatatagctatatatatatatatatatatcttcacccATGGCCACATAGCTTGTAAATGTCCATACCAAAATTGGGACACAAATCTGTTGACCTATTTTAGAGTCTATGATCCTTTCAGCAAACCTCATTCCTACTTAAATATGTTGATCAGTGCAATAGCATGAGTTCTGTGAGCTATgttttgaagtgactcctttaACATTATCTACACTAGaaattttaagaagaaattaTACTACTTAGCTTTACTTCTTTGGCAAAGGCAATTCTCTTTTATTTGCTACAAGTAAAGTCTAGTAAATAACTACAGAGTGTACAGAATCACCAGAATAACCAATGCATCCCCCTTTGAAAATTGTCTTTTCAAACTTAACTTCAGGTAACCTTGACCAAGAAGTTTCTAGAAAACTGTTAGCACAGAGCATATATCCTGAAACCATTTGCCTCAGTTAATCTGTAAATGAAGCTAATAAATAATATTTGGACAAGATCAACCACAAACTTTTCTGGTCTTGCTTTATCTTGAAgcttaaagaaaataaagcaaaaggggTGCATTTGTTtaaacaataatagtaatcatCATTTAGCATCATGTATTAAATGACTGGTATCCAGTCATTTGATAAAAAATTAACAGATTAGGTTCTGCTTTCAGTGCAATGCCTGACTTTTGCCTCCTTTAGAATGTACCAGCTGTTCACTGTTCCTAAGGCCAGtgactaaaaattttaaaaactactcATCTGGTTTGCAAGAATGACTGGTAAAGTACAAAACAAGCCACTGTGCTCACATAATGGACAAAACTTCCCAAGGAATGTAATTTGCGACTTATATGCTATATTGAAATAGTTGCAGTGGttttatggatatatatatatatatatatatatatatatatatatatatatatatatatgttgttccTTGGAAAATCCTAGTTTGCCACCCTGTGTCAGTGCTGTGTTTTACCCACACtaccacctccctgccccaccaGCACTTCTCAGCTGGCTCATGTAGGAGCTTCTGTACTGGAGAGCAGGACCCATGAAACCCCACTGTGGCCCCAGGAGCAGAAACCGTTTTAATGCAGTCTGGATATATTTGTGAAAACATCACCTTTCTATGTCCAAATACATACCTATTTGGTAAACAGACCAACCTTTCGCTGTCTGTAGTTTGACTTGCTGGTGACCGAATCTTTCAAGCCATACTTCTTGTATTGCATTAATGGCTGTATAAAGAGTGATAAGTACAAAAGCCTGTTACTTTGTAAATTGTAGCATTTAAGTTTCTTTacaaaatacatctttttaaatatttgttttgaagcagctaaaatatattttcccttttttctctgatATAACTGGTGAAAAATGAAACTTAAAATGTAAATGTTATTGGAAATAGAGAAGCAGCACAACTTAATTCATATAGATCATTTGTAATATGAAATAATATTCTTTGCATATGAAAATGGCCTTTAGTGGATTCAGGTAGAGCTATAAGTCTTTATGGCAATATACAGTTTACAAGACACTATATAAATACTGTGACCATATCGATAGTATGAGGTTAAATACCTTAAGTGTCTTAAAATACTTCAAGGAAATAAGAACACACAGTCTCATTTTAAGTCAACGCAGAGTAGAGATAGCAACTATTCAAGCACTTTTCTCAGAGTTCTAAAAGCAGAGAGTACGCAGTCACCATGAAACAGGTTTCACTTTTAATAGTCAGATACTCCCATTTCAATTAAAATAAAGGGTCACTTTTACTACTCAGAGAAATTGCATTTTAATTGTAATAAAGGATCACGTCTGTAGGTGAAACCAAGGCATACTCACAGTGCAGATTCTCTTGAAGTAAAAGATCAACCCCAAACTTCCCTAGACACAGACCTCTTCTTGGTGTGTCAGCTGGGCTCCTTCATCCGGtggtggtgcaattggtttagGGTGCTcttgtgcttatttttttttaatgtgtgcatATGATAATaggttgtgttttttcttttccctttttttttttttttaacatgacaaCCTTCAGGTTCCTTGTGAAAATtcgaaaaaaaaaagtccctctcTGCAACAGCTTTATCTTTAGGCCCAATCAATACAACTTTAGAAGATTATGTCCCTTTTTTATGAATAACATCTACCATGACAATTATGgaatctttttctttatctcttcctcaaaataaagctgtttttaaaattctaagCGGAGAGatgcatttttctcttttaaaaagtgaTGCACCAAATGAACTTTGACATCACAGGCATTGAATTTGTGCAACTTTTTATTCCTTTCAAAAACTTAACTATTGCTGGTTCCCCACGTACATggagagggggttgcttcacaagcggtgaagcaggactgcaggtgtctatctttcgccctctgtatcttctcctctcagtttctttctgtcctatcctattttttaaatccagaagcagtggattcgtagtgccatcactgaaccccagcactaaccctggagagaggggaaaaaaacttaaTTATTCCTGCAAAACGACATTCCAGTATTGACTCATACTGACATTATTGGTTAACTATCTTATTCTTTCATACTTTTTAAGTTTGATTTAATCCACacattattttagtttattttcttgTATTGCTTTAAGACTTTAGATTTCATTTCTACAGAGTCTTCAAATTTTAGGATGAGATGCAATTTATGCTGCTGTCCTCCCCATTTTAATCACTAGGATAAACTTTTCTAAGTAGATTAAAATATGCCCCCTgttagaaagaaaattaaagaatccTGCCCTGTTGGATCAGATCCTAGGCCAGCCTTTAACCACTATCTGTCCATCTATGCAACTGCTGGTCCTGCAGTTTCAtgtcatttcccttttttttttttttgccatttgaaATGAAGAGTTTTTACCATCCCCAAAATTATTACCCTTTAGTTTTATTCACTCTTCATTAAATAATGTTTAACTCATTGAATTTTCTGAACATCATATTCTTTGAACATTATAAAGTTTTTAGTATGTTATAAATGTGACACGTGACAAgtattttcaaaaaataatttgtACTTCTTACTTCCTCTAAGGGAAATGATGGTTTATTGTTCTAATGTGATGAATCTGGCaagaagtttgtgtgtgtgtgtgtgtttttaaaaaatgaaatatttaatttgccatttattttaatattttaatgagagtgagagatgctcagctctgatttatggtggggctggggattgaaccctggatctcagagtctcaggcatgaaaggtctttttttttttgcagaatcattgtaCTGTCCTCCCAGCCCTAAGTTTAACATCTTAATGATATGTAAATAGTGTTAATTATTTTATATCAGTGTGCAACCAATCTCTAGAACTTTTTCTTGCAAAACTGAAATATACTCACTAAATATCAATCCTCCCTCCCAGCCTTTGGCAACCACCGTACTACTTTCTGCGATTTTTGACTACTTGAGACAATTCATTTGAGTAGGACTGTGAAAAGTTTGTCCTGTTATGACTAGTTTATTTCATTTAGGGAACTATCCTCAAGGTTCATCCATGGTGTAGCATGTAACAAGATTTCCTTCTTATTAGACTGTATAACATTCacatgtgtaatatatatatatatatatataaaatcttttctttattcatgtgtCTGTCcctggacatttgggttgctttcCAGCTGTTGGCGATTGTGAATAGTGCTGCAACTAACATAGTTgtgcaaatatttttttcaaggtctTGTCATGgcatttttggttttggttttggaacttcaccactccaggcctacttttttcagatagaaagggagaactagagacagagggagaaagaaaggcaccacagtactgaagttcCCTAGGACAATGGGGGCTGGGTTCTAACCTTGGTCATAGCAAGTTAAAGCAGGTACCttcccaagtgaactatcttgctggtccatagctgtgtgtgtgtgtgtgtgtgtgtgtgtgtgtgtgtgtgtgtgtgtgtgtgtgtgtgtgtgtgtgtctgtcttactGTCTTAATAAATGCTTACTAATTTGCCTCCTGTTTCTTaaatcctattctttttttttctttatatatttttgtctttccACACTGAAGTCATCTTTTCACTAAATACTAATTTAGTGAAAAATACTAATTTAGTGAACCTTTAGTTCTCAGGTGACCCTATTATGACCATATTTGAATATGTTTTTCTAGTTTCCCTTTATGTGAACTTTTTCCTGTTCATTCCAGACTTGCTTTTGTCTCTACATTTGAatttatttctctctaccctcttctcctcacccttcctctctcttctctttctagtgTCCTaagtttttaatactttttttttctttaccagagcactgctcagctctggcttgtggtggtgtggggattgaacctggaacctcaaaacctcaggcataagagtctcttttgcagaaccattatgctatctacccctgcccaagttcTTAATTTATATAAGCttaaaagtagataaataaaaatgacgaagagggagtcaggcagtagcgcaaggggttaagcgccacaaggaccagcataaggatcccagttcaagcccccagctccccacctgcaggggagtcgcttcacaggcagtgaagcaggtctgcaggtgtctgtctttctctccccctctctgtcttcccctcctctctccatttctctctgtcatatccaaaaatgatgacaacaataaaacaacaagggcaacaaaagggaataaataagtaaatataaataaaagcattaaaaataaaaatgacgaAGAAATAAATAGATTTGCGTGTTTGGTGACGTCACCATTCTCTTCTTATCCAAGTCTCACCTAGCCCTGGTTAAATTCAACTGATGGCCTATCCCAGTGATGAGTACTGCTGAGTATACACACAGTCGTGTGCTGAGTGCTCTTGCTTTTCAAATTCATGACCGCTAACCTCAAGTGGGTCCCTGTACTGCCAATAGTCCAGCTATAGTTCTTGAGTCTAGTGGTTTGTAAAGATTGTAGCATCAACAGCACTCAGGAACTAGTTGAAATAGCATGCTTTTGATCTTACCCTAGAGCTTAGGAACCAGAAACTCGAGAGGTGGAGCCCAACAAATCTGATTTTTGATGCTAAAGATTGACAATCATTGCCTTACTCAACTCATTCTCCTATTCTTGGAAAATGCCCCCCCATTCTTCTCAGGTTGCCAGCAAcctgcttttcttgcctcaaccACCTAATGATCACTTTTTATttcaaagtaaaaagaaaacagaagcactCCAGAACTACTTCCTCATCATTCAATACTCACATCTGCTGGTGTCTGCTGCTGCTCCCTTGACCCTACCTTATTCACATAACATTCTTACACATAACATTCTATCCCAGCTCTCCCCTAGGCTtttggatggtgtgtgtgtgtgtgtgtgtgtgtgtgtgtgtgtgtgtgtgtgtttgactcctGTGGGATCTTTTtataatctctttattgggggattaatggtttacaattgctggcaaaacacaatagtttgtacatgcataacatttcccagtttttcacataacaattcaacccccattaggtcctcctctgccatcctgttccaggacctgagccaccccccaacccccaccccagagtcttttactttggtgcagtacaccaactccagtccaagttctgcttagtgttttctcttctgatcttgtttttcaacttctgtctataagtgaggccattccatattcatccttttgtttctgacttatctcacttaacatgattccttcaagctccatccaaaataggatgaagaaggtgaagtcaccgtttttaatagctgagtagtacattgtgtatatagaccacaacttactcagccactcatctgttgctagacacctgggttgcttccaggttttggctattacagattgtgctgctatgaacataagtatacacatatctttttggatgggtatatttggttccttaggatatatgcctaggagaggaattgccgggtcatagggtaggtccacttctagccttctgagggttctccagactgctctccacagtggttggacctaTTTCTATTCCCCGTGGTATCTTTCACCTCAGCAAACAGATGTCTCtcttaaaaaagcaaagaaaaaaaaatcaaacctccCTGAAAGTTTACAGACTACTATGGAGTCATCCTTACATACATTGTTATATGATatttctaattatatatatatgtgtttcttccttgcaaaaaaaaaaaaaaaaaaaacaatggaaggGCAAACCTAACGCAATATAAATAGCTACCAAACAGGAAggacttctgcaacccacaacgaccctgggtccatgctcccagagggatagagaatgggaaagctattggggaggggatgggatatagatattgggtggtgggaattgtgtggagttgtaccccccccatcctatgattttgttaatgtctccttaaaaaaataaataaataaattttaaaaaccaggAAGGACAGATTGGGAGTGAGAAGGAATagtgaaatggctcacttgggtaaagtactgctttgccttgtgcacagcccaagtttgagcccagtccattccacattaaaggaagctttggtcctatggtctggtctctctttcattcattcatttctctctctctctctctctttctctgtctttataataataattttaaaaagctaaacgTCTCTGAATGCTATTATTTTTTACATGTTGGACCTTGATTTTATGTAAATGTTTCagttaaaacaagaacaacaaaagggaataaataaataaataaatattttaaaatatatattttttaaaaaaccactaaTTAAACCACAACGGAATTAAAACAAATTAACCTCATTGTATAACAAATTTAAATCATAGCTTCAAGGAAATTTCATTTAATAGGGAGGGTGCTCTTTTCTTAAAACTAATTCTGGGATTTACAGAAAAGCTACAAAATTAGCCCCCAAGAAATTCAGATACCCTTCATTCAGATTTCCCCCTATGTGAGACTTTTTCCacatttgttttctccttttcattctaatCTCTCTATCTTGCTACATATTGTGTAAAAATAAGTAACTCATGGTAGCCATGGTAAATTATAAAGAGCAGAGAATTGCTGTTG from Erinaceus europaeus chromosome X, mEriEur2.1, whole genome shotgun sequence includes the following:
- the GPR34 gene encoding probable G-protein coupled receptor 34, with protein sequence MTSHAVTAMTASECSSKGTPLLTSHSNQRAHDLAGTSNFTNCTMDEKLLSGVLTTFYSVIFIMGLVGNIIALYVFLGIHRKRNSIQIYLLNVAIADLLLIFCLPFRIMYHINQNKWTLGVVLCKVVGTLFYMNMYISIILLGFISLDRYIKINRSIHQRKAITTRQSIYICCTVWTVAFVGFLTMITLTIKKGDLNSTLCFHYRDKLQEMGEAIFNFILVVMFWLIFLLIILSYIKIGKNLLRISKRRSKFPNSAKYATTARNSFIVLIIFTICFVPYHVFRFAYISSQLKVSSCYWREVAHKTNEIMLVLSSFNSCLDPVMYFLMSSNIRKIMCQLLSRRFQGEASRSESTSEFKPGYSLHDTSASTKHQLT